Part of the Brassica oleracea var. oleracea cultivar TO1000 chromosome C8, BOL, whole genome shotgun sequence genome is shown below.
TAACTTAAGATTATACAATGGAGTGGTAGTTCAATCAGTTGATTCTTGGATCTTTCTGGACAAAGCTAAATTAAAATTGTACATTTCATAGCACTAGGCCAAGATTTTAAGCCGTTCATCTTCCAACTCTTTATATGCTCATAACATTAACTCTCATGAGATCTTCACAGGAATCTTCTTTAGTCCTCTGCTTTCAGTATTTGGTGCATCAAACACCCCTCACTGCTTTGCCTGTTCAAATATTTAAAACAAAAAAATGAACATCAATAACCGAAACACTCACAAGAATCAAAGAGCTTTAAGTTCATGATCATTGGACTATTAGTTTGAGCGATAATCTTGATTAGTGATCAATAAAGGTTCAGTCTAATGTAACACACGAAAGGGTATCATCTTTGTGCATTTATTTTTCTTCTCTTACTCTTTGTCTCCGAGCAACAAAATACACTCACCAAGCAAGCATATGATCATTTAAGAAAGAAAGTACTCTGCCTAATTGTGCAAGAAGTTCTCTGTTTTGTTTTGTTTTACCTGAGAATAGATGAACGTTCCAAGAATCGCAATGGCAGCACCTAGACCATTGACAGGTCTAATCGGGGTGTGGAAGATGATGATGGAGGCCACAATGACTGAGATTCGCTTCATTGTGTTTCCAACGCTAAACGTCAAGGGAGTAATCTGGTCGAGGGACATGTATGAGACTTGATTATACAAATGGTAGAACACACTCTGTGCCACTACCCACCTGAATGCAAACATTTAAAATCAAAAACCAGATAAAACTTATTTTCTTGGCTCTATAGATCAATGGAATCATAATAAATTACCAGACAAAGTTTGGTCCTATCTCAGAGACAGCGTTTTGCCAACCAGCAGCCCACATTTGAGGCCCTTCCACGGCAATGGCGAAAGGAGTGACGAGGAGAAGAGACATCATAGATAAACAAGCGTAGTAGTTCATCCCACTCACTGACTTCCCCTTCATCCCTTTCTTTGAGAATATGTTGCGAAACACAAACGCCAAATTCGATATCATGGCCCCCATAAACCCTGCACAAAGAGAAACCAAGAAACAACATTACATCTTCATCTTGCATCAGATGTGACTCAAACACCTTATTGAACTACAAGAGGATGTCTCTAAATACCGATCATATTGAAGTTGAGCTCGGTGACAGCAGCGAGAGCACATCCTCCAATGATTGGTAAGAGAGAAAGGTAAACAGGTAGAGGGAATGTTTCTCCTAAGAAGAGCCTAGAGACAAGGACGCTAAAGGCTGGCTCACCACTCTTGATGATGTGTGTGAAGGACACTGCAACTTTTGACATACTCACCGTCGCTGCTACATGTCCTATCGTATGCGCCACCGCCACCTAAACAATCCAAAGCCAGCGTCATTGTTCCATCAGTAATTACACACTTAATCAAGAAAATCCTGAGGATTCAGCTTCCAAGTTCCAGAGTTTTATAGTTTTAATATATAAAACAAATTAAGGTCTCTAGGTGTTGTTTAGGCGGTAAATCGGTTATAACCAAAATGATTTTTTTTTAAAGCCGATTTATGCGAATCAAATCGATTTAAACCATTCTAAATCGATTAAAAACAGTTAAATCCATTTAAATCAATCTGAATTTGTCTAAAAACAATTTGAACTAATTAAATCTAAAAACTAAAATATTTAACATTAATGCAAAATATATAAAATTAATTAATAGATTTGTTAACGATTAGACCCACCCCGTAATAATCTTCATAATTACGACTAGCTAGCCTATATTTCAAACATGACCAAAAACAGTAATGAAAGCTAGAGTCTTTACCGGGAACAGAGTTTTCCAGAAATCGAGATCGGTCTTAGGAGCTTCAGCGACTCTAGTGACCCAAGAGACGAGCATCATCAACGAACCACAAGCAAGAGAAAGCGTCGAGGTCAGCCACGGGTAAGGAAACGCGTTCAGAACCTTCTTGTTGTAGATATTGAACACAACGTTCAGCGCCCACCAAGTCGCGAAGTAGATCCCAATCTTAAGCTTCTGCCCTGACTGTTCGCCGGGAGCTTCCACGCCGATCTCAATCGGCTTAGACCGGTCCGCCTCGTAAGCTCCAACCCTAAAACCATCACGCCTCTGCTTCTCCGCCGCGGACAGAGAGATAGTCGAGATATTGTGGGGAGATGAGACGCGGAGAGGGGAGTTCTGGAAGTTTCTGATGATGGGTAAGGGAGAAAACCGGAGCTTTGGAGAAACAGTTCGTCTCACGGCGGCGATTGAGGTTAAGGAGGATGAAACCGGTTTAATCAAAGAAATCATGTTTCTGGGGAAAATTAACCTGTTTAGGAGATGATCACGAGGTGGGTTTTGAGGGAGAAAGCTAAAGGAAGAAGCTTTTGTTGAAGATTGGGTTTTGATAGAAAGAGAGAGAGAAGAGCCGTTTTTGTTTCTTGTGAAGAAGATGGAAGAGACGGAGGAAGCAGAGGGGCTTTTATAGGGTAAGGAAGGAGGTGAGGGAGGGAAAGTATGGGTTTTTTGTTTAATTACGGAAATACCCTTGAATTGTGGCTATTCGTTAGCTCCATGAGATGGGTATTTACGTCCCTGGTTAAGTTGGCCGTAGAGACTGTCCATAAGCTAAGTTAAGCATAGCATCCCTGTTTGATATTTATTCATTCTAAGAATTGAAATTAAAATACGAATTATTAGTGATTTAGCAAAAGAAAACCCAATTGTTAATTTCGTCAAATTAAGAATTAGCTGACTGATTAATGTTTACTTAAATGTGGAATCAGTATTTTGTTTTGTTGTTTACTAATAATAACTTTCATGATGAGCCCTTGAATTCTACTATATGAGTAAATGACATAAACTAGTTATGTAGTCTGATTTGATACATATTAAAGTATTCTATGTTAAGTGAATATGAACCGTTGAAGCAAGAGTTTTGGTCACATGTGAGACAGCTTTATTGATTTTACTATGTCTGATGTTAACTCTCATAAGCTTTCCTCACCGTCAAAAAATTACTATTATATGCAACGTTACAAACATAGTCACTGCGTGTTGTTTGTGGGTGCAGAGCTAAAACAAAAACACAAAAGTTCTAACTGACCAATGTGCTTACACACCAATTTAATTATTTAGATGTATGTATACGCACATTTGGAAGCTGAATACTGCAGAAATCTCGTGATCATAACATACCACTATACCAGATCACTAGATTTTTTTTATTATTAATCATAACTTTATGAAACATAACATGTCGCTGGTTTACGTCCAGGGATAACAGAGAAAGACATCAAACTCAAACAGAGCATAACGCGTAAAACACAACATAAGTTATGAGAATAAGACATCAACTCAAAGCCCCTCTTGGAAAGTAACTCCAGTGGGCTTCAGCCACAATCCTCCTTGGATAAGCTTCGCAACAGTAAACTTATCGGCCTCTTTTGAGTCTCTAATAACTTTAAACCCCTTCCACTTCACTCTCTTACTCGTATCCGCTCCAGGCCCATTATTCGCATACTCTCCGTAGTACAATGTCGAGAGCGCAAAATCACCATCCCATGGGAACCAACCAGCCGGATCAATGTGGTTGTCTATGAAAGACTGCATGATCACTGTCCTTGAGTACAACTTCCATGGCCTTCCAAGGAACGTCTTCACAGATCCTTTTACCGGAGCAAGATCAGAGCTAGCCGTTAATCTACATTTTTGGAACGAGATAGCTGTGTTCTGGTTAGGATCCTCACGTCCCTGAGCCGTCAGCATGTTCTTTTGCCCGGCACCAGGCTTCCGCGCCACGATGTCGCAGTTTTGAAATACGACCGCTGAGTTTCCGAATATAAAGTCTACTGTACCGGTTATGAAGCTGTCGCGGTAGAATTGTCGCAGGGTGTGAGTGTAGAGCGTGTCTTGATAGGCATCTATGCGGCAACGGTTTATGACCGATTGGTCAGCACTCACGCGGAGAGCCACTGCCTGATGCTTTGCTGGTCCGGCCGTGTTCTGGAACCATATGTCTTGTGCCATAAACCCATCGCCATTAGCCGCTGCATATATTTCAAATCGGTTTTGTAAGTTATGTGGTTACAAAATGGTAATGATTTGACACATGAATGCTTCAAAATATTAGACTATATAAGAACATATAGTATATTATGAAAACAAATATATTACCTACTGTTGCTGATCTAAAGGTGGTGGATCCGTCAACAACATTTAAACTACCGGTTATGATCGTTACGTCTTTGCCATCGCCAACAAGCATTAAGTTCTTCTTCTTCTTTCCGATGTCAATAGTTTCTTTGTAAACTCCTTTCTTCACGTATATAACATATCTTGAATTGCTATTCTCTGGTGCTGCCAGCACCGCCTCGTTTACTGTTTTGTACTTTCCGGTGCCGTCTTTTGCCACCACCACGTTTGCCTTCACTTCAAGTGTCTAATAAAGGGTCTAAGTCTTAGTATATAGTATGTTAAGTTCTATAAACATTTTACATTTCAACCGAAATTTGTTGTTTCTTTCAAAAACAAAGATTTACGATCCCTCCCTTTCATGAAAATGCATGTATGTTTTAGTTTTTTTTTTGTCTTAAATGTTTTCAGTTTTCTATGTAAATTTACTATTTATTTCCCTAATTTATGCTTACTGTAAAAAAAAATTATGCTTACAAATTAAATTCAGTTACAATGCAAGATCTTAAGATATGCATTAATGAGCTATCATAGAGTCATTCAAATATTAAAATAAAACAAATAACTAAAAATAAGAGAAAGTGAGTCTCTAGTATGAGAGACCACCAACTAGTACTTTGGAGATATATGTCACCATATAGATAGTTGAAAGATTTAAAAATAAATAAAAACAACTAAATAAATAGATTATCATTATTATGAGTTTTGAGAAATTTAGTAATTAGTCACTAGTAATCATGCTCTTAGTAAGGTGATGTTATACTTGGTATTGCATTTTTATTTTTTTTAAGTGTGCGAAAATCTTTAAACATATATTTGAAATAACTAATTAAGAGAGTACAAAGTTGCAATTGGCCACATAAATTGTTTAGGTTGTGAAATTTCAACTTTTAATTACCTTGGGAGCAGATTCTAAAAGCTTCCTGTCGAGAGAATTTAGCCAAGACGGGAAGTGAATGGGAAGGATCATCTCTAGGTAGTCTTTTGAAGGCGATACGGAGACAAAGATGGATAGAGCCACTCTAGCTCTAGAAACCAAATCTTCAAGCTTTGGCTGGACTCTATGTTTAGAGTCGATGGAGACATCACTTATGCTGTCTAAACATGTCATATAGTTTGTAAGCACACTGCTCAGCCAAGTGTGAACGTTTGAGTAAGACTCAAGATTAAGGTTCCCTCCTCGGAGTTCCTCCATCGAACTCACCATTCGATCCTTTGATACGTCCATCATCTCTTTACAGTCCGCAAAGTGGGCCTCGTCTCTCACCTCGTTAGAGCGGGTTCTAGCCTCGTTCACCATGTTTGTCGTGCTCTCGAGTTGCCATACTGAGTTCTTCAAGAACACGTGCAATAGGTCAAGACGTTTGGGCTTTGAGAGCGACAACGTCGTGAATTCGGACAAGAGAGTTTGGCATGAGTCTTGGTCGTGAGCTCCATGGCAGATCTGGCTTGGGGTTAATAAGGAATCATCAGTGGTGGTGTTACTGAAGATTAGTTGGGTTGTGAAGAAAGTTGCAAAGCCAAGAATGGCTGCAAAGGAGAGGACGAGGCATAGACTCTTGTGGTTAAGAGACTTTGGTTTGGAAAGAAGTGGTTGATTTGAATTGGACATTGCCCCTTTGGTTTTAGTGGTAAAATGGTTGTTTGTGTTGGTCTTCCACTACCGTGAATCATGCTAATTTATAGAATATGCTAGTGAGTGGAGTACATGAGATGAGGGTTTTGATTTCCTTTTCTTATTTGCACATGCTAATTCATTATCATTGCACCTAATACACTATAAAGTATTCACAAAAAAACTAAACCTTTATGATTATCTCTTTTTAAAAAAGAAAACGAACAGTATGACTCAAAGTTGCTAGACAATATATATATTTCGAAAACCGGTCAGATTTTGAGGTATAGATATTTTAGTAAAAGGTTTATATAATTTTTTTTTTTACAAATTTGTATATATATGTAAAATTTTCTTAATAGGGGACATAAGCCAATAATTCACTAGCCTACACTCAGGACCTTGTATTGGATAGCTTCAATTTGGTGGTAGAAATAAAATGTAAGGATTCATTCCACTAAGAAAATCATCATATCCAACAACTTTTATACTATATATGACTAAAATACTTTTCTTTTATCTTATCTTGTTAAAACCACCCAACCAAATGGCGTCGGTGTAAAATTTATACTGGTAAATATTATATTCCATAATATTTTTGTTAATTATACTTTGGGAAAAGTATTACTACGTACGTACCGATATATTGAAAAAAAATAAAAGTTTCCCATCAATCTTCAAACACAGCAGAAAACCTAACATAAAATCTTGAAAACATTATTTCTAGTGACGAATTAAGTCAATGTTTCAACAATTTTTTATCACAAGTCAAAAACTCCACACCTAAAACTTAACTTTCTAGAAAGTAAAACATTACGTAATTTACAAAAAAATAAGTAAAACAATACGTGGACAGTATAATAGTATAATTTGAAACTTGATACCACCGTCCACCGACGCTTAACACATCCAACGTTTGTCGACGGCAGCTAAGCTTATCCATCATCGCCCATTTTTCATCTTTCATGATCACTAGAACTATAAATACTTTTACAAAACTAATAGCTAAGTTTTATGTAACGATAGTGATTTACATTACGAAATCCATCAGAATATAAGATTTACTGATTTGATATTATCATATCTTAACTAAAAATATATGTATATATTGGCAACTTCTCGTTAACATTTAAGCAAAAAAAAAAAAAAAAAAAAACTTCTCGTTAACATACAAAATTGAAAATCTACTTTAGGCTTTTCCGACAGAATAAACGACTTTTTTTTTTTTTTTTTTTTTTGAAATACAGACTTATATTAATGCAAATCAAAAGTTAGGTGTCAGCCACAATGGCCTCCTCCCCAACCAGACCGAGTTTTGCAAACTTATCAACTGCTTTGTTTTTTTCCCTTGAGATCCAAGAGAAAGAGATTTCATCAAAAGAACAAGATAAACTACAGATATCAGAAATAATTCTGTAAAGTTCCGGATGAAACGTTCCTGAGTTGATCGCCTTAATCAGTTGGGCTGAGTCTGATTCACATCGCACCTTCATGAGTCCCATATCTCTGCAGCTTGTCATTCCTTCTCTCAACGCTAGACCCTCTGCAATCAAAGCAGATCCAACGAAGCGAGCCGGCAGAGTGAAGTCAGAAGATCCTTCATGAGTTTTAATCGTCTAGCCGAGTCCGGCCGTGTGGTTAGGTGCTCTCCACGCCGCATCAGAGTTGAGGACGTCGCAGTTCGTCATTGTTTGGGGTCGTGGCGGGATCTTACGTGGAGGTGGGGGTCTCTGTTCTTGGCTGCTTGTCCATTCTTTTGCCGCTGTAATAGCTTTGGTAAGAGCTTCTTCCTCAGTAATCGTTTTACCTTCAAAGATCAGTTGGTTTCTAGCACACCAGATATGCCACAAGATCCAAGGAGCTAATTGGCCGGAGACAAGTCCTGTAGGGGGGACATAGTTCTTTTCACAGAGGTTTGACCACACACTTTTTAAATCTATCAATCCGCTATTTTCAAATGTCGAAACAAAGGGAGCTGCTCTCCAGATTTTCCTTGCAAATGGACATTGCAAGAAAAGATGATATATAGATTCCAGTGTGCCACACCTCTTGCATCTACCATCAGTGGTAATATGCCTTGCAACCAGTATCTCTCCCACCGGTATCGCCTTTTGGAAAAGCTTCCACATAAACATTTTGATTTTCGGTGAGATGTGTAAATTCCAAACACCCTTGAACCAGTTCAGGGCTGGTTCTTCTTCATTTACTTCAAGGTCCTCTGTTCTCATTTTAATGGCAGTATGGTAGCCTGACTTGGTCGTGTACTCACCATTTGGTGTGCTCAGCCATATCTGTTTATCCGCAGCGCCCGACCGGCTCGGTTTGATACTCTTGATGACAACCTCCCATTGCGGGAGCAAGCTTCTAATTTTGCCATCGTCCCAGTCTCTAGAGTTGTCTTGGAACAGGTCTGCCACCGTGAGATTTATGGACGCCTCAGTTGCTGGTCCTGTTGGTCTTAACTTGGATGTGAGGCTGAGCCATGCATCATCCCAAATTCGAATGGAGGAGCCGTTTCCAATCACCCATCCCATGTTCTCTTTCAGAAGATCCCTGCCTATAAGTGCTCCGCGCCAACCATGGGAACTGGCTAACTTCTGCGTGACCTCCATAAAGCTTTCCGAGTGGCAATATTTCCCAAATAATACTTTTGATAGCAGTAAGTCTGGATTGTTGTGCAGTCTCCACGCTAATTTGCCCAAGAAGGCATCATTCCATGCTTGGAAATCTCTGAATCCTAGCCCTCCAATAGCTTTAGGTTTTGACATTTTCTCCCAAGAAGTCCTTGCCATCTTCTGTTGGTCCCACGCTATCACGTCATCGAGTACTTTATTGAATAAATTAAACCAAAACAATGACCACGTTTTAAATACTGAAACTCGAAGCAAATGACAACTACAATGATGTCAATCAGCGAATTTAGCTCACTTATCTTATTGGTTAAGCTGATTGCTCAAATCTTTCAGCCAGATTGATTTCCAAGTCTGAAGTGACTACACTGTTACATAATACTTGACGAACAAATGTATTGTAACGACCAAACTGTATTGTTACAAACTTACACAATAAGTAGAATCATTAATGTACAATAAAAAATAACAAGTGGTATTAGTTATTTTAGATCAATCTACTATGCTTTTTGTTATCCAATCATCGTAATTCTTCTTTTTAGTTGTATTTACCTATTAAAAACATTAGAAGATTAAATTTAAAGCACACTGATTTCATCATTTCCAATTTTTCTATGTAAAAAAGTACACAATAGAATATGTATATTATTTACTTTTAGCATAACTCGCTCTTATCTGCAAGACTTCAAGTGTGAATTAATTAAAATCTTCTTGTCGTCAACTTTTTGACAGTCCGGTGGTTAGAATCATGTTCATATATTTAAATTTGAAAAGGACAATTACATTAGAGTCAGAAAGAAAATGAATATTTCAGTTCAAAAAAAAAAGAAACGAAAATGAGTATTATTAAAAATTTATGATAAAGAAACAAAACAGACCCATTGGTTTCTTCTTTCTTGTAATAATCAAGATTCAAGGACAGGATCATGTTTTGCTGGGAATAAGCATCTTACAAAAAAAAAAACGTTTCAAAAAATATATTAAATTAAGGAATATAATTTGCGATATTTTTATGATATTCAAATGTGTCGGCGGCGGGATTTTCAAATGTTCATTTTAAAGGGGATTTGGAGATTGATTTTGGTTTGTGCCATTAATAGAAAAGGGTATAATGTTTCAATTAACAATTTGCCTGAAGATGTCAAACATT
Proteins encoded:
- the LOC106308267 gene encoding glucose-6-phosphate/phosphate translocator 2, chloroplastic-like → MISLIKPVSSSLTSIAAVRRTVSPKLRFSPLPIIRNFQNSPLRVSSPHNISTISLSAAEKQRRDGFRVGAYEADRSKPIEIGVEAPGEQSGQKLKIGIYFATWWALNVVFNIYNKKVLNAFPYPWLTSTLSLACGSLMMLVSWVTRVAEAPKTDLDFWKTLFPVAVAHTIGHVAATVSMSKVAVSFTHIIKSGEPAFSVLVSRLFLGETFPLPVYLSLLPIIGGCALAAVTELNFNMIGFMGAMISNLAFVFRNIFSKKGMKGKSVSGMNYYACLSMMSLLLVTPFAIAVEGPQMWAAGWQNAVSEIGPNFVWWVVAQSVFYHLYNQVSYMSLDQITPLTFSVGNTMKRISVIVASIIIFHTPIRPVNGLGAAIAILGTFIYSQAKQ
- the LOC106307360 gene encoding pectinesterase/pectinesterase inhibitor 18 → MSNSNQPLLSKPKSLNHKSLCLVLSFAAILGFATFFTTQLIFSNTTTDDSLLTPSQICHGAHDQDSCQTLLSEFTTLSLSKPKRLDLLHVFLKNSVWQLESTTNMVNEARTRSNEVRDEAHFADCKEMMDVSKDRMVSSMEELRGGNLNLESYSNVHTWLSSVLTNYMTCLDSISDVSIDSKHRVQPKLEDLVSRARVALSIFVSVSPSKDYLEMILPIHFPSWLNSLDRKLLESAPKTLEVKANVVVAKDGTGKYKTVNEAVLAAPENSNSRYVIYVKKGVYKETIDIGKKKKNLMLVGDGKDVTIITGSLNVVDGSTTFRSATVAANGDGFMAQDIWFQNTAGPAKHQAVALRVSADQSVINRCRIDAYQDTLYTHTLRQFYRDSFITGTVDFIFGNSAVVFQNCDIVARKPGAGQKNMLTAQGREDPNQNTAISFQKCRLTASSDLAPVKGSVKTFLGRPWKLYSRTVIMQSFIDNHIDPAGWFPWDGDFALSTLYYGEYANNGPGADTSKRVKWKGFKVIRDSKEADKFTVAKLIQGGLWLKPTGVTFQEGL